A region of the Pseudomonas sp. J452 genome:
TCGTGGCCTGTACGCCATGCTCTGCGGCGACTACAGCAAGCTCGACTCGGGCACGCCCAAAGGCGTCGAGCTACTGAACAACCCGGCGCGCAGCGAACAGTGCCTGCCGGCGCAGATGCGCTCCCAGGGCTTCAGCACTCACTTCCTGCAGGGCGCCGGGCTGCGCTTCATGGCCAAGGACCAGATCATGCCGCAGATGGGCTTCCAGCAGACCCATGGCCGCGAATGGTTCCGCAACAAGCCCTACCTGGAATTCCCCTGGGGCATGGATGACAAGGCTTATTTCGAAGGGGCGCTGAAGTACGTCGGCCAGCTGCGTCAGAAGAAGCAGCCCTGGATGCTTACCCTGCTCACCGTTGGCACCCACCAGCCCTACTCCGCCCCGCAGGAGTACCTGAGCCGTTACCCGACCGCCAAGCAGGCCGCCATCGGCTACCTGGACGACGCCGTCGCCGACTTCCTCGAAGGTCTGGAAAAACAGGGCGTACTCAAGAACACCCTGGTCATCGTCACCTCCGACGAATCCCACGGCCTGGAGAAGGTGCGCCTGGCCTCGGCCTGGGGCTTCAATCTGGTGCTGGCACCCGACCAGGCCGCCCTGCCCAAAACCAAACCGGGCGTCTATGGCCATGTCGACCTGACCGCCTCGGTACTCGACTACTTCGCCCTGCCGGTGCCGGACAACATCGCCGGGCGCTCACTGTTTCGCAGCTACAGCACGCCGCGCGAGATCATGTCCTACACCAACGGCATGCTGCGCCAGCATGACGGCAAGGTGTTCACCGAGTGCAACTTCCAGCAGGTCTGTCGGCGCTATGCCAGCAGCGGCTTCATTGCCGACAGCGCCGAGTACCTGGGCCGGGTCAGCGGCAAGCAGGCGCGCCTGGTCAGCCAGCGCGCCGCCCTGCTCGACCAGTCGATCAGCGGTGGGCAGATCGGCCAGCGCTATCAGTTCGCCAACCGCGAGCGCATCGACCTCAAGGCGGAGTCACGCGACGACTGGGCCGACAACCTGATCGGCGCGCAATACCTGGAAATGCCCGAAGGCACGCGCACCCGCGTGACCCTGAAGATCGAGGCCGTGCGCCTCGACCGCAACGGCGCCAACCTGCGCCTGAAAACCAAGGAATTCGACCGCGATGTGCAACTGGCCATTCCCGAGCTGCCGGCCCTGCAGCGCGGCAAGTCGGTCGTGTTGAGCTTCGACTTCGACAACCCAAAAACGCGCAAGGCGTTCTCCTTCCACCTGCTCGGCGAAGGCCGCGGCGCCATCCGTATCAGCGACTTCAGCGTGGTCACCGAACCATTGCCGCCGGAGCTGATCGCCGTGCAGGCCCCGGAAGATAGCGTGGAAAACCTGGCGCACTAAGCGCCATGGCACCATCACTAGCCCTCAAGGCGGGGGGCTTCACGCTGGTTTGAATCTTCTGCCCACCCCTAACGCAGCATCTGCATCCGGCGCCTATGCTCTAGGCAAAACAGCCTGTCGGAGACTGCCATGCTGCGTATTGCCCTGAATGGATATGGGCGTATTGGTCGCGCCCTGGTTCGTGCACTGTTCGAGCGCGGACTGGAAAACCAGCTGCACGTCGAAGCGATCAACGAACTCGGCGACTTCAAGACCCTTGCCCACCTGACCCGCTTCGATTCCACCTTCGGCCGCTTCAACGGCCATGTCGGCCTGCACGACGACATCTTGCAGGTGCACGGCCAGTCGATCCGCCTGCTCGGCGAAAAGGACATCACCCATCTGCCCTGGAAGCAGCTGGCCGTGGATGTGGTGGTGGACTGCACCGGGCGCCTGAAAAAGCGCGTGCTGGCCGAACAGCATCTGGCCGCCGGCGCCCCGCGGGTACTGCTCTCGCACCCGCTGGATACGGCCGACCTGACCGTAGTCTACGGCGTCAACCACCACCTGCTGGGCAACCAGCAGATCGTCTCCAACGCCTCCTGCACCACCAACTGCCTGGCGCCACTGGCCCAGGTGCTGCACACCGCGGTGGGCATCCGCCAGGGCCTGATGACCACGGTGCATGCCTACACCAATGACCAGAACCTGCTGGACAAGACCCACAACGATCTCTACCGCGCCCGCGCCGCGGCCCTGTCGATGATTCCCACCAGCACCGGCGCGGCCAAGGCGATCGGCCTGGTCATCCCGGAACTGGCCGGGCGCCTGGACGGCCTGGCGATTCGCGTGCCGACCGCCAACGTGTCGCTGCTCGACCTAACCTTCAACAGCCAGCACCCGACCAGCCGCGAGGCGATCAACGACACCCTGAGCAAAGCCGCCCGGCAATTCCCGCTCGGGGTGATGGAATGCAACGACCTGCCGCTGGTGTCCTGCGACTTCAATGGCTACCCGGTGTCCTGCGTGGTCGACCTCAATCACACCCGCGTGCAGGGCCATGACCTGGTCAAGGTGCTGGCCTGGTACGACAACGAATGGGCGTTCGCCAACCGTCTGCTGGATGTGCTGCTGGCCTGGCTCAAGCCGCAGGGGCCAAGCGTGTAGCACCCTGCGCCTTTACTCAACCTGCAGATAGCACAGCGTGGTGCGCCGCGAGCCATTGGCGCGGCGTTCGGGATCGGCGAAGGTGCGCACCTCGACGAAACCGGCCTTGCGCATCATCCCCGCCGAGCCGGGATTCTCCTCGTGGCGTTCGATGTAGATGTCATGCACGCCCTGCGTCACCAGCTGGCTCACCGCCTCCCCCAGCAGGCGCGAACCCAGGCCCTGGCCAGCCAGGTCACGATGCACCACCGCCTCGCCGATGTAGCCCTGGGGCAGATCACGCCGCTGTGCCGGCTGGTAATCGCGGCAGTTGCTGCTGTGCAGGAAAGTGACGAAACCGACCAGCTCACCCGCTTGCTCAGCCACCACGGCCTGCACACTGCCCTCGACTATGCCGTGCAGATGTCCCAGCACCGCCTCCTGTGGCAGGTAGTTCCAGGGGTTGGCGCCATGCTCGAAGATAAAGGCGGCTAGCGCTGGCACATCCGCAGGCCGTGCCAGCCTACTGGCAGGATTCACAGGCCAGCCCGGCGCAGATGGTCCGGCAAGGCGACACCCTGCTCGGCGCAGGCGGCGACGCAGTCGATCAGCGGCGCCAGTTCGAAGCCCTCGGCCTGCAGCCAGCTGGCAGCGTAGTAGCTGGTGGCGTAGCGCTCACCGCCATCACAGAGAATCGCCACCAGCGAGCCCTGTTCGCCGGCTGCACGCATCTGCTGCGCGGCCAGCAGCGCGCCGATCAGGTTGGTGCCACTGGAAGCGCCAACCCTGCGCCCCAGGCGCTGCGCCAGGTAACGCATGGCCGCCAGCGACAGGGCGTCAGGCACCTTGCACATGGCATCGATCACCTGTGGCAGGAATGACGGCTCGACCCGCGGCCGGCCGATGCCCTCGATGCGCGAGCCGCAGTCCAGGGTCAGGCTGCGGTCACCGCTGACGTAGCTGTCGAAGAACACCGAACGTTCGGCATCGGCGCACAGCACCCGGGTGGCGAGCTGGCGGTAGCGCACGTAGCGCCCGAGGGTCGCCAAGGTGCCGCCCGTGCCGGGGCTGGAGACCAGCCAGTTGGGCTCGGGGAAACGCTCGTGACGCATCTGCTGGAAGATCGACTCGGCGATATTGTTGTTGGCGCGCCAATCGGTGGCGCGCTCGGCGTAAGTGAACTGATCCATGAAGTGACCGCCGTGCTCGGCAGCCAGACGCACGGACTCGGCGTGGATCTGCGTCGGGTCGGCGACCAGATGGGTCTGGCCACCGTAGAAGGCGATCTGCGCCAGCTTCTCGCGGGCCGTGCTAGCCGGCACCACGGCGATAAAAGGCAGGCCGAGCAGACGGGCGAAGTAGGCCTCGGAGATCGCCGTGGAGCCGCTGGACGCCTCGATCACCGGCGCGCCCGGCTTGAGCCAGCCGTTGCACAGGGCATAGAGAAACAGCGAACGGGCCAGGCGATGCTTGAGGCTGCCGGTGGGGTGGCTGGATTCATCCTTGAAGTACAGTTCGATACCGGGAAAACCCGGCAGATCGAGGGGGATCAGGTGGGTGTCGGCGCTGCGCTGGAAGTCCGCCTCGATGATGCGTACGGCTTCACGGGTCCACTGACGGCTATCGCTCATGACTGTTCCTCAATCGAGAATCCCGGCTGGCGGCGGCACACTGCTGCGCCACTGGCTCAGCGCCACGCCGACGAACACCAGCGCCGCGGCCAGGTATTGCAGCGGACTCAGACTCTCACCCAGCAACAGCGCGGCGAAGATCAGGGTGAACACCGGGATCAGGTTGGTAAACCCGGATGCCTGGCTGGCCGGCAGGCTGCTCACTCCATAGTTATAGAGGCCATAGGCGCCCACCGTAACCACCAGGCCGAGGTACACCACCGAGCCGACGCCGAGGACGCTGAACTGACTGGGCAATGGCTCGGTCGCCAGCGCCAGCGGCAGGAAGAACAGCGAGCCGATAAAGGCCTGCATGGCGGTGAGGATGAACGGCGAGTAGCGCTGCGAGAGAAATTTCAGCAGCAGCGTGTAGCCCATGGCGCAGAGCATGGCGAGGAATTCGTAGAAGTTGCCCAGCAGCGGCGCCGGCGCACTGCTGCTGGCCTCGCCGGCCAGGCTCAGCCACACCGCGCCGACCACTGCCAGGAGAAAGCCGGCCAGGGTGGTGCGGGTGATACGTTCGCGCAGGAACACATAGGCGCCCATGGCCACCAGCAGCGGCAACAGCGCGGTGATCATCCCGGCCTGGGCAGCGCTGGTGTTCTGCAACGCCAGGGCTTCGAAGATGAAGTACAGGCAGGGCTCACAGGCCGTCAGGGCGAGCAGGTACTTCCAGTCGCCGGCGCGATAATCGAGCCGTCCACGCCAGCGCCAGGCCAGCAGGAACACCAGGCTGCCGAGGGCCATGCGGCCGAAGATCACCCACATCGGTGGCAGTTCGCTGAAGGCGAACTTGAGGGCGATGAACGAACTGCCCCACAGGGCCATCGCCACCACCAGACACGCCATTGCCACCCACCGTCCCTGCCGGCTCATCGTCCACCTCCGCCAAAGAGGCAAGTGTAGAGCGCCCGTGCAACTCGCCAACAGGCACAGCGGGGCAGCAAAACTGTTTAGAACCTGTTCAATGTCTGCTGCGCCTCGGCCATGCTACGTTGAAATCGGGCTCAGAATGCTCATTTACAACACGTAAACTGCGCTTCTTCGCCCGATTTCTCCTTGCCTGACTCTAGCTCGCGAGACTTTGAACAGGTTCTTACTGCTGCCAGGGTTTGCCGCGGGTCTTCTGTGCCAGCGGCAACTGGTGCAACACCGCGGCCTTGGCCAACATGTAGGCGCTGACCGGCGCGCTGATGAACAGGAACAGGCTGATCAGCAGCTCGTGGGAGCTCAGGGTCTGCTCACCGACGCTGAAGAAGATCAGCGAGGCCAGCACCAGGCCGCCCACCCCCAGGGTGGTGGCCTTGGTCGGGCCGTGCAGGCGCATGAAGAAGTCCGGCAGACGGTACAGGCCGATGGCGCCGATCAGCACGAAGGCGCTGCCGAGCAGCAACAACAGCGAGACGAGGATTTCCAGCCACAGGCTCATTCGATGATATCTCCGCGCAACATGTACTTGGCCAACGCCACGGTGCTGACAAAACCGAGCACGGCGATCAACAGCGCCACCTCGAAGAACAGCTCGCTGCCCTGCCAGATGCCGTAGAGGATGATCAGGGCGATGGCGTTGATGTACAGGGTGTCCAGCGCCAGTACCCGGTCCGGCAGGCTCGGGCCTTTGACCAGACGCGCCGCCGCCAGCAGCAGGGCCAGGCCGAGCATGGCCAGGCACAGCGGGATCACGTAGGCGAGCATGGGAATATCTCCTTGAGCGGCGCCTCGTAGCGCTGCTTGATCTCGTCGATCATGGCTTGCGGGTCCGGCACATCGAGGCCGTGGACCAGCAGGGTGCGCTTATTCAGGCTGAGGTCGGCGGCCAGCGAGCCGGGGGTCAGCGACACCACGCTGACCAGCACGCTGATGGCCAGTTCGTTATCCAACTCGATCGGCACCTCGACAAAGCCGGGACGCAGGGTCTTCATCCGGCCCAGGGTCAGGCGCGCGACATGGAAGTTGGCGACCAGGATGTCGCCCACCACCATCAGCAGGAAACGCAAAAATTTCAAAGGCTTCCAGCCCTTGGGATGCTCGATCAGCAGGCGCTTGAACAGCAGTGGAATGACGATCGCCAGTACGCTGCCGAGCAACCACTGGCCAAAGGCGAAGGTGTCCACCAGCAGCATCCAGGTCAGCAACAGCAGCAGGCTATGCGCCGGGTGCGGCAACCAGCGGCTCATGGCGCGCCCTCCGCGAGAATGGCCCGGTACTGGGCGATGTCATGCAGCTGGGCGGCGGCAGCCTTGGTGTAGTCGATCAGCGGCGCGGCCAGCGCGACCAGAAGCAGGCTGCAGGCCAGCAGCAACAGGGTCACGAGCAGGCGCCCGCGATCCAGCTCGGCGCTGTCCAGGGTACTGCGTCCGACCCGCCAGAACAGCGTGCTGCCGGCACGGCTGAGCGCCACCAGAATGCACAAGCCCGCCCCCAGCAACACGCTCCACAAGACCAGCGCCGGGCCACCGGGCGGCACCGCCTGGAGCAACAGCAGCTTGGCGAAGAAACCGGACAAGGGCGGCAGACCGACCACTGCAATCGCGCCGAAGAAGAACAGCGCGCCGAGCAGCATCGGATGTTCCAGCGCGGGGCCCTGCACCAGCTCGCCGGCCTGGTCGCCGCGCTGGCGAGCCAGCAGGTCGGCCAGCAGGAACAGGCCGCCAGCGACCCAGGTGCTGTGCAGCAGGTAATACAGCGCTGCCGCCTGCGCTTCGGCCGTACCGAGGGCGATCACCGCCAGCAGCGTGCCGGCGGATACCACCACCAGGTAGGCCAGCAGACTTTGCAGGGTACGCGCCGCCAGTGCGCCGCACGCACCCAGCAGCACGGTCGCCAGCGCCAGCGGCCACAGCCAGGCCTGAGCCAGATTGGCCAGCAGGCCGGCGCCTTCACCGAAAATCTGCGTGTACACGCGCAGGATGGCGTAGATGCCGACCTTGGTCATGATCGCGAACAGCGCCGCCACTGGCGCCCCGGCCACCGCATAGGCGCGTGGCAACCAGAAGTACAGCGGCAGCAGCGCCGCCTTGAGGGCGAACACCAGCAGCAGGAGCAGCCCTGCCGCCGCCAGCAGCGGCGCCGTATCGGCCGTCGCGGCAGCCACCTGCACGGACAGGTCAGCCATGTTCAGGGTGCCGGTCAGGCCATACAGCGTACCAACCGCGATCAGGAACAGCGCCGAACCACACAGGTTGAGCACCACGTAATGCAGCCCTGCCCTCACCCGCTGCGCGCCGCCGCCATGCAGGAGCAAGGCGTAGGAGGCGATCAGCAGGATTTCGAAAAACACGAACAGGTTGAACAGGTCGCCCGTCAGGAACGCGCCGTTGACCCCGAGCAGTTGGAACTGGAACAGCGCATGAAAGCGCGGCCCGGCGCGGTCATCGCCGCGCACCGCATAAAGCACCGCGGCGCTGGCCAGCACCGCCGTGGCCAACAGCATCAGCGCGGCCAGACGATCGAGCACCAGCACGATGCCGAACGGCGCACGCCAGTCGCCCAACGCATAGACCTGCAAGGGGCCGCTATCGGCCTGAACCAGCAGGGCCAAGCTCAACGGCAACAGAGCCAGGGTGGCGAGCACCGACAGGCCGCGCTTGAGCCGCTCGTGGGACGGCAGCACCAGCAGCACACCGCCACAAAACAGCGGCAGCAGGATGGGCAGGATCAGCCAATGACTCACGGCGCCGTCTCCTCATCCTGCTGCCCGTCGACATGGTCATTACCCAGGTCGGCAACGCCACGCAGGGCCAGCACCACCAGGAACGCGGTCATGGCGAAGCCGATGACGATGGCGGTGAGCACCAGCGCCTGCGGTACCGGATCGGCCGGAACCCCGCCCTGCCCCAGCACCGCCGGCGAGCCGCTCAGACGGCCCATGGCGAACAGGAACAGGTTGACCGCGTAGGACAACAGCGTCAGCCCCAGCACCACGGCAAAGGTGCGCGCGCGCAGCAACAGGTACACGCCGCTGGCGGTGAGCAGGCCCAGGGTCACGGCAAACAGCGCCTCCATCAGTGAATCTCCTCGCTGGCAGGCGGGGCCAGGCTGACCCGCCCCAGGTTGACCAGGATCAGCAGCGTGGCGCCCACCACCGTGAAAAACACGCCGAGATCGAACAGCATGGCCGTGGCCAGTTCGAACTCGCCCACCAGCGGCAGCTCGAAGTGGCCGAACGCCGTAGTCAGGAATGGCCGGCCGAAGGCCCAGCTGCCCAGCCCGGTGAGCCCGGCGAGCAACACACCGACGCCAGCCATGCGCTGGTAGTTCAGCGGCAGACGCTCCTCGACCCAGGCCACACCATTGGCAATGAATTGCAGGATCAGCGCCACCGCGGTGATCAACCCGGCGATGAAACCGCCACCCGGCAGGTTGTGCCCACGCAGGAAGATGAACACCGAGATCAGAATCGCCAGCGGCAACAGCAGGCGCGACAGGGTCTTGAGGATCAGCGGGTACTTGGCCCAGGCCCAGCGCCGCCCCTGCGGGTCGCAGGTCGGATTGCGCAGATGCAGGCCGTTGAGCATGGCGACGATGCCCACCGCGGCAATCGCCAGCACGGTGATCTCGCCCAGGGTATCGAAGCCGCGGAAGTCGACCAGGATCACGTTGACCACGTTGGTGCCACCGCCACCACTGACGCTATTGGCCAGGAAGAACTCGGCGATCCCGGCATAGGGCCGGGTCAGCACGCCGTAGGCCAGCAAGGCCACCATCACCCCGCAGCCGCCGGCCAGGATGAAGTCGCGCAGACCGCGCAGGCTGGAGCTTTCCTCCGGCGTGCGCGACGGCAGGTAATACAGTGCCAGCACCAGCAGCACCAGGGTTACCACCTCGACCACCAGCTGGGTCAGCGCCAGGTCCGGGGCGGAAAAACGGGCGAAGGCCAACGCCACCAGCATGCCGCCAACACCGAGGATCAGCAGTGCGACCAAACGCTGGCGATGGAAGATCGCGGTCAGCACGCCACTCACCGCCAGCAGCACCAGGCCCAGCGCGGTGATGCCATCCAGCGGCGTCAGCGCGCGTGTACCGCCCAGTTGCATCAGGGGCGCCAGAGCGACGCCGCTCACTACCAGGGCGCTGCCCAGCAGCAGCGCCAGGTAGCGCTGCTGCGAGCCATTTTCCAGCAAACCGGTCAGCCAACGGGCGAAGGCCGTGACCCGCTGCACCTGCTGCTCGAAAACCAGCTTGGCGTCCACTTCCGGCAGTCCGGCATACCAGCGGAACAACGGCTGGCGACAGACATACACGAGAATGCCACCGACCGTTGCCACAGCACTCATCAGCAGCGGCAGGTTGAAGCCATGCCAGACCGCCAGGTCATAGGCCGGCAACGTGCCGCCCAGGCTGGCCTGCGCCGCCACCGCCAGCAGCGGTGCCACGGTGTAGCCAGGCAACATGCCCACCAGCAGGCAGAGGAACACCAGGATCTCAACCGGCACCTTCATGTAACGCGGCGGCTCGTGGGGCGGGAACTTGGGCAGGTTGACCGGTTCGCCATTGAAGAACACGTCGTGCACGAAACGCAGCGAATAGGCCACCGAGAACACCCCGGCCAGCACCGCCGCTGCCGGGATCACCCAATTGAAGCTGCCCAGCTGGGCCTGCTGCAACGCCTCGCCGAAGAACATCTCCTTGCTCAGGAAACCGTTGAGCAGCGGCACCCCGGCCATCGCCGAGGACGCCACCATAGCCAGCACCGCGGTGTGCGGCAGGTACTTCCACATGCCGTTGATGCGGCGCATGTCGCGGCTGCCGGTCTCATGGTCGATGATCCCCGCCGCCATGAACAACGAAGCCTTGAAGGTCGCGTGGTTGATAATGTGGAACACCGCAGCGACGTTGGAAAGCGGCGAGTCGAGGCCGAACAGCAGGGTGATCAGGCCCAGGTGGCTGATGGTCGAGTACGCCAGCAAACCCTTGAGGTCGTGCTGGAACAGCGCCATGAATGCGCCCAGCAACAAGGTCGCCAAGCCAGCGAGGCTGACCAGGTAGAACCACAGGTCCGAGCCGGACAGCGCTGGATACAGCCGTGCGAGGAGGAATACCCCGGCCTTGACCATGGTCGCCGAGTGCAGATAGGCCGACACCGGCGTCGGCGCCGCCATCGCGTGCGGCAGCCAGAAGTGGAAGGGAAACTGCGCCGACTTGGTGAAGGCACCCAGCAGCACCAGCACCAGCGCCACGGGATAAAGGGCGTGGGCGCGGATCAGATCGCCGCTGGCGAGCACCGCGCTCAGCTCGAAGCTGCCGACCATGTGGCCGATCAGCAGGATACCGGCAAGCAAGGCCAAGCCACCGCCACCGGTCACCGCCAGGGCCATGCGCGCGCCCTTGCGGGCGTCGCTGCGCGCGCCCCAGAAGCCGATCAGGAGGAACGACGACAGGCTGGTCAGCTCCCAGAAGGTCAGCATCAGCAGCAGGTTTTCCGACAGCACCACGCCGAGCATGGCGCCCATGAACAGCAGCAGGTAACTGAAGAAGCGGCCGATCGGCTCGCGCTCGGAGAGGTAGTAGCGGGCGTAGAGGATCACCAGCAGGCCGATACCGAGGATCAGCAGGGCAAACAGCAAGGCCAGGCCATCCAGGCGCAGCGACAGATTGAAACCCAGCTGCGGCAGCCAGGGCTGGCTCACCAGCAGCACCTCGCCGGCGAATACCTGCGGAGTCAGCCACAGCAGCCAACCCAGGGCGAGCAGCGGTGCCAGGGCAGTGGCCAGGCTGCAGGCCAGACGGCCATGGCGCTCGAACAGGACGGGAAGCAAGGCGCCGAGAAACGGCAATCCGACGATGAGCAACAGCTCCATTGACTCTCCCCACAGCAGGCCTGCAGCGGCCCGCCGGGTGCCGGCGATGCCTGCGCAGAACCAATCGTCCTGAACGCCTCTGCGCCTTCAGCGCAAAACTAGTCGCCGATTATCCATAACCACAGGGGGCAAGTCATGGACGAATTATTACCAAAATTTATCCAACCACTAGAAGCTGATAGAGCCACTAGTGAAACGGCCCGGCAAATACCGGGCCATCTGGCTATCAGTGAGCGACGCGGCTGGTGCCGTCGACGGTCATGATGCGTACACGCTCACCGACGCGGAAAATCTCGTTCTCCTGCACTTGCTGCACGTAGGCGCGCAGGGTGCCGTCGTCTTCGCGCACGGTGATTTCCACGCCCTGGGTACGGGTCAGACCTTCCTCGGTCATGGAGCCGAGGAAACCACCCGCCAGGGCACCAATCACCGCCGCCACCGCAGCACCGCGACCGTCGCCGATGCCGCTTGCAGCCACACCACCGATGATCGCGCCGGCCCCTGTGCCGATGGGCGACTTGGTCCCCTCAATCTTCACCGGGCGCAGCATTTCGATAGTCCCCAGGCGAACCGTCTGCACCTTGCGCGCCTCGTCACGGCTGTAGCTATCGCCGCTCAGGTTGGAAACGCAACCACCGAGGGTCAGCGCCAGGGCAGCAAAAGCTGCAGTCAACAGCATGGATTTACGCATTTGGTTCTCTCCGTGTAAGACAGTGAACATTAGACCGCGCCCATTGCGCCCTGTCACCGCTGCTCCACTGTGAATTTAGAAGAGAACCGCGACAACAGGCCCGATTCCCGGCGCCACACGCTTTCGTTAGGGTAAGACCAGCAATAGCACAGGATCAGCCATGGATTATTTCATCGTCATCATTACCAGCGCCGCCGGCCTGTATTTTCACTGGTGGCTGTATGTGCGCATCAAGCGCTGGATGGACCGTGACCTGGCACTCTCACTGGCCAACGGCGATCCGGCCAAGCGCGCCTATATGCTCGAACGCCTGGCCGAAGCCAAGACCGCTGGCATCAAACGCCGTGATCTGCCGGCCTGGCTGCAACAAGCCGCCGAGTCCTACCGC
Encoded here:
- the gap gene encoding type I glyceraldehyde-3-phosphate dehydrogenase translates to MLRIALNGYGRIGRALVRALFERGLENQLHVEAINELGDFKTLAHLTRFDSTFGRFNGHVGLHDDILQVHGQSIRLLGEKDITHLPWKQLAVDVVVDCTGRLKKRVLAEQHLAAGAPRVLLSHPLDTADLTVVYGVNHHLLGNQQIVSNASCTTNCLAPLAQVLHTAVGIRQGLMTTVHAYTNDQNLLDKTHNDLYRARAAALSMIPTSTGAAKAIGLVIPELAGRLDGLAIRVPTANVSLLDLTFNSQHPTSREAINDTLSKAARQFPLGVMECNDLPLVSCDFNGYPVSCVVDLNHTRVQGHDLVKVLAWYDNEWAFANRLLDVLLAWLKPQGPSV
- a CDS encoding DMT family transporter, which gives rise to MSRQGRWVAMACLVVAMALWGSSFIALKFAFSELPPMWVIFGRMALGSLVFLLAWRWRGRLDYRAGDWKYLLALTACEPCLYFIFEALALQNTSAAQAGMITALLPLLVAMGAYVFLRERITRTTLAGFLLAVVGAVWLSLAGEASSSAPAPLLGNFYEFLAMLCAMGYTLLLKFLSQRYSPFILTAMQAFIGSLFFLPLALATEPLPSQFSVLGVGSVVYLGLVVTVGAYGLYNYGVSSLPASQASGFTNLIPVFTLIFAALLLGESLSPLQYLAAALVFVGVALSQWRSSVPPPAGILD
- a CDS encoding monovalent cation/H+ antiporter subunit D translates to MSHWLILPILLPLFCGGVLLVLPSHERLKRGLSVLATLALLPLSLALLVQADSGPLQVYALGDWRAPFGIVLVLDRLAALMLLATAVLASAAVLYAVRGDDRAGPRFHALFQFQLLGVNGAFLTGDLFNLFVFFEILLIASYALLLHGGGAQRVRAGLHYVVLNLCGSALFLIAVGTLYGLTGTLNMADLSVQVAAATADTAPLLAAAGLLLLLVFALKAALLPLYFWLPRAYAVAGAPVAALFAIMTKVGIYAILRVYTQIFGEGAGLLANLAQAWLWPLALATVLLGACGALAARTLQSLLAYLVVVSAGTLLAVIALGTAEAQAAALYYLLHSTWVAGGLFLLADLLARQRGDQAGELVQGPALEHPMLLGALFFFGAIAVVGLPPLSGFFAKLLLLQAVPPGGPALVLWSVLLGAGLCILVALSRAGSTLFWRVGRSTLDSAELDRGRLLVTLLLLACSLLLVALAAPLIDYTKAAAAQLHDIAQYRAILAEGAP
- a CDS encoding K+/H+ antiporter subunit F — protein: MLAYVIPLCLAMLGLALLLAAARLVKGPSLPDRVLALDTLYINAIALIILYGIWQGSELFFEVALLIAVLGFVSTVALAKYMLRGDIIE
- a CDS encoding Na+/H+ antiporter subunit C, which produces MEALFAVTLGLLTASGVYLLLRARTFAVVLGLTLLSYAVNLFLFAMGRLSGSPAVLGQGGVPADPVPQALVLTAIVIGFAMTAFLVVLALRGVADLGNDHVDGQQDEETAP
- a CDS encoding GNAT family N-acetyltransferase, with the protein product MPALAAFIFEHGANPWNYLPQEAVLGHLHGIVEGSVQAVVAEQAGELVGFVTFLHSSNCRDYQPAQRRDLPQGYIGEAVVHRDLAGQGLGSRLLGEAVSQLVTQGVHDIYIERHEENPGSAGMMRKAGFVEVRTFADPERRANGSRRTTLCYLQVE
- a CDS encoding PLP-dependent cysteine synthase family protein, with amino-acid sequence MSDSRQWTREAVRIIEADFQRSADTHLIPLDLPGFPGIELYFKDESSHPTGSLKHRLARSLFLYALCNGWLKPGAPVIEASSGSTAISEAYFARLLGLPFIAVVPASTAREKLAQIAFYGGQTHLVADPTQIHAESVRLAAEHGGHFMDQFTYAERATDWRANNNIAESIFQQMRHERFPEPNWLVSSPGTGGTLATLGRYVRYRQLATRVLCADAERSVFFDSYVSGDRSLTLDCGSRIEGIGRPRVEPSFLPQVIDAMCKVPDALSLAAMRYLAQRLGRRVGASSGTNLIGALLAAQQMRAAGEQGSLVAILCDGGERYATSYYAASWLQAEGFELAPLIDCVAACAEQGVALPDHLRRAGL
- a CDS encoding Na+/H+ antiporter subunit G, with translation MSLWLEILVSLLLLLGSAFVLIGAIGLYRLPDFFMRLHGPTKATTLGVGGLVLASLIFFSVGEQTLSSHELLISLFLFISAPVSAYMLAKAAVLHQLPLAQKTRGKPWQQ
- a CDS encoding LTA synthase family protein — its product is MRPFGHWLPYPAASLTALGLLFILLPIASRYWLGWSDLAGYISDVGIGSLLLLLSYRRPLLALPLMLSWGLMLLGSAELVSAVGRMPEPGDLKYLSDPQFVSRSTQGSGISYPLLAIALIAAALACLLTGRKRWPALPRYSAVLPAVLLLGHAADQYLNPSEVDQWKQFNLPHKLLAESINKAQLGIEDWLAGDKANSPPDIAGLARLDLSGTPLLDGAGKARNVLIITLEGIPGAYIAANRAAINSSYTEDLMPRLSQWAERSMNTPDYVLHSHQTIRGLYAMLCGDYSKLDSGTPKGVELLNNPARSEQCLPAQMRSQGFSTHFLQGAGLRFMAKDQIMPQMGFQQTHGREWFRNKPYLEFPWGMDDKAYFEGALKYVGQLRQKKQPWMLTLLTVGTHQPYSAPQEYLSRYPTAKQAAIGYLDDAVADFLEGLEKQGVLKNTLVIVTSDESHGLEKVRLASAWGFNLVLAPDQAALPKTKPGVYGHVDLTASVLDYFALPVPDNIAGRSLFRSYSTPREIMSYTNGMLRQHDGKVFTECNFQQVCRRYASSGFIADSAEYLGRVSGKQARLVSQRAALLDQSISGGQIGQRYQFANRERIDLKAESRDDWADNLIGAQYLEMPEGTRTRVTLKIEAVRLDRNGANLRLKTKEFDRDVQLAIPELPALQRGKSVVLSFDFDNPKTRKAFSFHLLGEGRGAIRISDFSVVTEPLPPELIAVQAPEDSVENLAH
- a CDS encoding Na+/H+ antiporter subunit E encodes the protein MSRWLPHPAHSLLLLLTWMLLVDTFAFGQWLLGSVLAIVIPLLFKRLLIEHPKGWKPLKFLRFLLMVVGDILVANFHVARLTLGRMKTLRPGFVEVPIELDNELAISVLVSVVSLTPGSLAADLSLNKRTLLVHGLDVPDPQAMIDEIKQRYEAPLKEIFPCSPT